Genomic segment of Tomitella fengzijianii:
TCGCTGGCGGATCGTCAAAGGGAACGCGCGAACGCCCAGCGTCGACGTGCTGACGCGTGCGCCGCGGTCGAGGTGTTCGACCAGGGACGTGAAGCCAGGACGCGCGCGGCGGCCGAACTCGATGCAGCCCGCCGCGCAGAGCAGGCGGGGTGGGCGGAGCGGTCACGGGTCGAGGCCGAATCGGACCGGGTTGCGGCCGTTGCGCGTCGCGATTCGCTGTCCGCCGGTTTCGCTGCGCATGGTTCGGACTCCGCCGAGATCCTGGACGCCGCGACGGCCGAGAACGGCGATATCGACTCGGCAGCGTTGGAGTCGCGTGTGCGGCGGCTGGACGACGAGCTCGTCCGCCTCGACGCCGCCGCTGAGGATGAGGACGAATTGGCGCGGCTCGTCTCGGAGCAGTCGGAGCTCGCGGAGCGGATCGACCGGGCCGAGTCGAAATTGCGTGGTGTTTCTGAGCGGGCAGAGGCATTGCCCGAGGCGATCAAGCGTGCGCGCGAGGACCGCGAACAGGCGTCGCAGGCGGCGACAGTGCTGCCGGCACAGTCGGCGGCGTTGGACGCCGCGAAATCGATCGAGGCGGCGGCGCTGGCGATCCCGGGCACACAGGCTGACCGCGAAGACAGGGCGGTCGCCGTCACCGAGGCGCGGTCCCGGTACAACGGTGCCCGGGAGCGTGCACTGGATTTGCGCGAGCGCAGGCTCAATGGAATGGCGGCGGAGCTCGCCGGCGAACTCCGGGACGGTGAGCCATGCTCAGTGTGCGGCGCCGAAACGCACCCCCGCCCTGCGACGGCGGCAGACGGGCCGGTGACCCAGCAGGACGAGGACTCCGCGACGCGCGAAGTCGACGCGCTCGCAACGCGATTGGATGAAGTGCGGCGCCTGCTGCAGGATGCCGACACGGAACTCGCAGTTCAGGTGCAGAAGGCGAACGGCGTCGACGCCGACGAGGCCGCGCGGTGTCGTGAGGCGGCCGGAGAGGCGCACTCGGAGTGCGCACGCCTCGCCGACGGACTCGCGGCAGCGACAGACTTGCTCGAATCGCTGGAGAAGCAGCGCGACGGGATGCAGGCGGAACTGGAGCACACACAGCAGAAGAAGAACGAGCTGGACACGCGCGCAACCGGATTGCGGGCGCGGATCGACGGGATCCAGATCCGTCTGCAATCCGCGGTGGGGCAGTACAGCGGTGTGCGCGAGCGCGCCGCGCAGGTTCGCGGGATCCGCACCAGGGCGGAAGAACTGCGCATTTCCGTCGTGGAAACCGATGCCGCCGCCTCGGCCCTGAGCAAAGCGGAGAAGATCGTTGCCGACGCGGCGCACGCCGCAGGCTTCGACAGTGTCGACGTTGCTCTCGCCGCGGTGCGTCCTGCCTCCCGATGCGCCGAGATCGAAGCCGAGCTCGCGGCAGCTCAGGAAGCGGTCGCCAGCGCGCGATCGGTGCTCGCAGAACCGGACATCGTCGCGGTCGCCGGGTTACCACCCGCCGATGTCGAGTCGGCCGCCGCGGCGTCGGCAGACGCCGACAGCCGCCTCGAGGCCGCCGTGCGAGCCCAGGACCAGGCGCGCACGCGATTGACGACGGTGACGGAGCAGGCGGAGCGCGTCGGCAAGTCAGTGGCCGCGCTCGACCCGTTGCGGGAGGAGCACGAGTGGCTTTCCGCGCTGGCTGATGTCATGAAGGGCGACGGCGAGAACTCGCGCCGAATGTCCCTGCGGTCCTACGTCCTCGCTGCGAGGCTCGAAGAGGTCGCCATGGTGGCATCGCAACGACTGCGTGTGATGTCCGGCGGGCGCTACGAATTCGTGCACACGGAGGCGACCGTCAAGCGTGAACGCCGCGGGGGGCTGGGGCTCGATATCCTCGACGCCAACACAGGTGCCGTACGCCCCACGTCCACCCTCTCCGGCGGGGAGACCTTCATGGCGTCACTGTCGCTCGCACTCGGGCTTGCCGACGTGGTCTCCGAAGAATCCGGCGGAATCCACCTGGAAACCTTGTTCATCGACGAGGGCTTCGGGACGCTCGACGCTGAGACCCTCGACGTGGTGATGGGCGTGCTCGACGAGCTGCGGGACGGCGGCCGGGCGGTGGGCATCGTCAGCCACGTGGCTGAGATGCGGCACCGCATTCCGAGCAGGCTGCATGTCATCAAGGGAGAGGCCGGCTCATCGTTGCAGGCGTCGAGTACGCGGGCCGGCTGAGATCGGCTGCGGACGGGGTGCGATCCGGATCAGCGGCGCCGGCGGCGGAACCAGCGTGTGAGCGGTGAACCGGCATCCGACGGCTCTGCGACATCGGATTCGCCGGAGGGGAGCTCGGCGGCAGGATTCCCGGCGTCTCCCGTCCCGGACGCATCCGGGAGGCTCACGCCGCTCCCGGCCGGAATCGGCGTCACCTGTGCGTCGACATGCTCGCTTATGTACCGGACGAATACTGCCACGACGGCGGCGACGGGCACCGCGAGGAAGGCGCCCACGATCCCCCAGAGGCTGCCGCCGGCGGTCACCGCCAGCAGCACTACCACCGGGTGCAGATCCATAGACCTGCTCTGCAGCATGGGGCTGAGCACGTTGCCCTCGAGCTGCTGCACGGCGACGATGAGCGCCAGCACGATCAGCGCGGTGGTCCAGCCGTTGGCCACCAATGCCACCAGCACAGCCAGTGCGCCCGCGACGAAGGCGCCGACGATCGGAATGAAACCGCCGAAGAACGTGATCACCGCGAGCACGCCGGCCAACGGCACTCCGATGATCACCAGCCCGACCCCGATGAACAGCGCGTCGATGAACGCGACCACGGCCTGGGTACGGATGAACCCGCCCAGCGTCGACCACATCCGCTGGAGCACTTCTTCCACATGATGCGAGGCGGGGCCGCCGGTGGACCGGTGCATCCAGGGAAGGAACTTGGGCCCGTCCTTGATGAAGAAGAACACCAGCACCACGATCAACAGCAACGTCACCACCACAGAGCCTGCGGTGCTGACACCGGAGAACACGCCCTGTGCGATCGTCGCCGCACTGGACTGCACCTTGCTGGTGATGGCGTGGACCGCCTCGTTCATCTGCTCGGGGCGGACGTTGAACGGTGAACCCGTCAACCATTCCTGAACCTTGGTGACGCCTTCGACGGTCCTGTCGGCGAGGGGGCCGATCTGGTCCATGACCGACGGCACGATTCCGGCGATCACGCCGGCCAGCACGACCACACCGCCCACCATCGTCGTCAACGCGGCCACTGCGGGAGGAACCTTGTGCCGCTGCATCCATCCGCTGATCGGCCACAGCACTGTGGCCATGATGGTTGCGATGAGCACCGGGAGTACGACCACCCAGATCTTGCCGAGCAGGTAGTCGATCAGCCACAGCGCCCCGAAGATGAGGATGATGCGCAGGCTCCACTCGGCGAGCCAACGGCCGCCTCGTCCGATCACCTCGCCGCGCGTGCGTGCAGGGGTGTGCTGGGACATCGATCCTCACTTCACTATCGGGGTCCTGCGGGCGACACCGCACCCCGGCGGAGCGTGCGCCGCCGTTCGACTCCCATCATCGCCGACGACCAGCCGTGGAGGCGCGATCCGACGCGCGTGTCTTGGAACTCAATGGTGCGCGGGGCCCGGCGCACATCCCGTCGACCGGCGCCCACACGATCGATTCCGAGTTCGCCGACGTCCGTTCCAAGTCCATGAACTCCGGTTACGGTGGGCCAATGACCGTTCCGGGAGGCGGCGGCCGCCTGTCTGCTGCGGCAGGGAATGCCCGCCGCAGCGTGACCCGCGCGCTGGGTGCGGCGACCTATCTGCAGAAGTGGATCATCCTCGGCGTCCTGATCGGGGTCGTCGCGGGGCTCGGCGCCATCGTGTTCTATTGGCTCCTCAGCCGGGCCACCGGCTTGCTGCTCGTCGACCTCGGTGGATACACGCCGCCGAAGCCGGTCGGGGAGGGCGGCGGGGCGGCCGGCGGGATCGGGTTCTCCGATTTCTCGCGGCCATGGGCGATTCCGCTGGTCGTCGGGGGCGGCGCGTTGGCATCGGCGCTGCTCGTCTTCACGTTCGCGCCGGAGGCCGAGGGGCACGGCACGGATGCGGCGATCGCGGCGATCCACAAGAATCCGCGGCAGATCAAGGTGCGCACAGTGGTCGTCAAGATCATCGCCTCGGCGCTCACCATCGGATCGGGCGGTTCCGGCGGGCGCGAGGGTCCGACGGCGCAGATATCGGCGGGGTTCGCCTCGGTGCTCACGCGATTTCTGGACCTGCGGCCGGCGGATGGCAGGATCGCGGTGGGCGTGGGGATCGGCTCCGGCATCGGCGCCATCTTCGGGGCGCCGCTGGGCGGAGCCGTACTGTCCGCGTCGATCGCCTACAAGAACGATTTCGACGCCCGCGTGCTCATCCCCGGTTTCATCACGTCGATCACGGCGTACGCGGTGTTCGGCAGCGTCGAGGGCTACACGCCGCTGTTCGGGGATGCGGTCAGCGGGTACGTTTTCGACAATCCGACGCACCTGGTGTGGTTCGCCATCATCGGCGTCCTGGCGGGCGCGATCGGAATCGCCTACAGCCGCACCTTCTATGCGACTGCCCGGCTGACGAAGCGGCTGCCGGGCGCCGGCCGCCCGGCGCGCATCGCCAAGGCGACCGTCGGCGGCCTCCTGGTGGGTCTGCTCGCGCTTGCCGTTCCACAGGTGCTTGGCAGCGGGTACGGGTGGGCGCAGATGGCCCTGGACCGCTCCGGGCTGATGTCCCTGCCGCTGTGGTTGGTGCTCGTCCTCCCGCTCGCGAAGATCCTGGCCACTGCGCTGTCGATCGGGTCGGGCGGGTCCGGTGGCATCTTCGGTCCCGGCATGGTGATCGGCGCATTCGTCGGCGGCGCGGTGTGGCGGGTGTTGGAGGCGCTGGACGGTCCATCCGTGCCGGACACCCCCGCGGTGTTCGTCATCGTCGGCATGATGGCGTGCTTCGGCAGCGTCGCCAGGGTGCCGCTCGCAGTGATGCTGATGGTGGGGGAGATGACCGGCGGCTACACGGTGCTCGTGCCCGCGATGCTCGCTGTTGCGATCGCGTATCTCATCGTGCGGCAGGCGGGCGACACCATCTACAGCGAGCAGGTGGCCAGTCGCGAGACCGAGTACGCCGCGCGCGTCGGCTCCGCGTTGCCGCTGCTGGGCCGGGTGCCGGTGAGCAGCGTCGTATCCGCCGCGCCTGTCGCGTTGACGACGCGCGATACCTGGGGCGAGGCAGGACAGGCGCTGCGGTCGGCCGGCGTTCGCAGTGCGCCTGTCGCCGACTCCGACGGACGGTTCGTCGGCGTGCTCAGCGCCGACCGGGGAGCCGGCATCGCGGAAGGCTCCGCCATCGGGTCTGCCATCGACCGCGCCGCTGCGGCCGTGCGGATAGACGACAGTCTCGACGACGCGCTCGCCGTGCTGCCGCCGGGGGGCGAAGCGGATCGGCGGTGGGTGGCGGTGGTGGACGGCGACCGGGTGCTATGCGGAGTCGTCACCGTGCACGGCATCGTGCGCGGCTACCAGGCTGCGCTGCACATGGACGCCACGCGCTTTCATGGCGTCTCCAGGAACGCCGATGTGGTGGACGTCCCGATAGCCGCGGGCTCGACGATGGTGGGAGCCGGTGTGGCCGGTCCGGCCGTACCGGACGAGGTGATCGTGCTGTCCGTCCTGCGTGGCGGGGCGATCCTTCAGGGCACGGACGGGGTCGTCTTCCAGGAGGAGGACGTAGTGACCGCGCTCGGGCCTCCGCGCAGGCTGGCCGAGTTCCGTGACCGTGCCTTCGGCGCCGACGAGGTGCGAACGGCCACAACGTAGACTCTGGAGACCGTGAGTCTGACCCTCGGTATCGTCGGCCTGCCCAACGTCGGCAAGTCCACGCTGTTCAACGCCCTTACCCGTAACGACGTGCTCGCTGCGAACTACCCGTTCGCCACCATCGAGCCCAACGTCGGCGTCGTCGAGCTTCCGGATGCGCGGCTGCTCCGGCTCGCGGAGATCTTCTCGTCCGAGCGGATCCTGCCTGCCACCGTGTCGTTCGTCGACATCGCCGGCATCGTCAAGGGCGCCTCTGAAGGGGAGGGGATGGGCAACCAGTTCCTGGCCAACATCCGCGAGGCCGACGCCATCTGCCAGGTGGTGCGCGTGTTCGACGACGGCGACGTGGTGCACGTGGACGGGCGCATCGACCCGCTCGCCGACGTCCAGGTGATCGAGACCGAGCTGATCCTGGCCGACATCCAGACCATCGAGAAGGCCCTGCCGCGTCTGGAGAAGGAGGCGCGCAAGAACAAGGACGTCGCCGAGACCGTCGCCGCGGCCAAACAGGCGCAGGAGATCCTCGACGCGGGGCGCACCCTGTTCTCGGCGCAGGACGAGATCGACGGGCCTGCACTGCGCGAACTGCACCTGATGACGACGAAGCCGTTCCTGTACGTTTTCAACGCGGACGAGGGCGTGCTCACCGACGAGGACCGTAAGGCCGAGTTGCGCAAGGCGGTCGCCCCCGCCGACGCGGTGTTCCTCGACGCCAAGGTGGAGGCCGAGCTGCTCGAGCTCGACCGAGAGGACGCGATGGAACTGCTCGAATCGGTGGGGCAGACCGAGCCGGGCCTGGACTCGCTGGCGCGCGCCGGCTTCCACACCCTGGGCTTGCAGACCTACCTCACCGCGGGGCCCAAGGAATCGCGGGCGTGGACCATCCGCAAGGGCGATACCGCACCCAAGGCCGCCGGCGTCATCCACACGG
This window contains:
- a CDS encoding AAA family ATPase; amino-acid sequence: MRLHSLEMTGFGPFADTQCVDFDSLGADGLFLLHGQTGAGKTTVLDAVAFALYGTVPGARQDGRRLRSDHAAPGLSTEVVLQATIGGRHLRIRRSPEYMRPKKRGEGTTKENAKATLEWLDGSGENLSRIDEIGRVVAALLGMSAEQFFQVVLLPQGEFAKFLKAETNTRASLLERLFDTARFSDVEHWFAERRREASAAFEYGRQAVAVAVDGLTTAAGELVEAIPQPAAEEADVSDDDGGNGVEADESSAVTREEHPVAWAESLRETAAREAAREAARTADELHSRRAVAVEARSLADRQRERANAQRRRADACAAVEVFDQGREARTRAAAELDAARRAEQAGWAERSRVEAESDRVAAVARRDSLSAGFAAHGSDSAEILDAATAENGDIDSAALESRVRRLDDELVRLDAAAEDEDELARLVSEQSELAERIDRAESKLRGVSERAEALPEAIKRAREDREQASQAATVLPAQSAALDAAKSIEAAALAIPGTQADREDRAVAVTEARSRYNGARERALDLRERRLNGMAAELAGELRDGEPCSVCGAETHPRPATAADGPVTQQDEDSATREVDALATRLDEVRRLLQDADTELAVQVQKANGVDADEAARCREAAGEAHSECARLADGLAAATDLLESLEKQRDGMQAELEHTQQKKNELDTRATGLRARIDGIQIRLQSAVGQYSGVRERAAQVRGIRTRAEELRISVVETDAAASALSKAEKIVADAAHAAGFDSVDVALAAVRPASRCAEIEAELAAAQEAVASARSVLAEPDIVAVAGLPPADVESAAAASADADSRLEAAVRAQDQARTRLTTVTEQAERVGKSVAALDPLREEHEWLSALADVMKGDGENSRRMSLRSYVLAARLEEVAMVASQRLRVMSGGRYEFVHTEATVKRERRGGLGLDILDANTGAVRPTSTLSGGETFMASLSLALGLADVVSEESGGIHLETLFIDEGFGTLDAETLDVVMGVLDELRDGGRAVGIVSHVAEMRHRIPSRLHVIKGEAGSSLQASSTRAG
- a CDS encoding AI-2E family transporter — translated: MSQHTPARTRGEVIGRGGRWLAEWSLRIILIFGALWLIDYLLGKIWVVVLPVLIATIMATVLWPISGWMQRHKVPPAVAALTTMVGGVVVLAGVIAGIVPSVMDQIGPLADRTVEGVTKVQEWLTGSPFNVRPEQMNEAVHAITSKVQSSAATIAQGVFSGVSTAGSVVVTLLLIVVLVFFFIKDGPKFLPWMHRSTGGPASHHVEEVLQRMWSTLGGFIRTQAVVAFIDALFIGVGLVIIGVPLAGVLAVITFFGGFIPIVGAFVAGALAVLVALVANGWTTALIVLALIVAVQQLEGNVLSPMLQSRSMDLHPVVVLLAVTAGGSLWGIVGAFLAVPVAAVVAVFVRYISEHVDAQVTPIPAGSGVSLPDASGTGDAGNPAAELPSGESDVAEPSDAGSPLTRWFRRRRR
- a CDS encoding CBS domain-containing protein, with protein sequence MSSVVSAAPVALTTRDTWGEAGQALRSAGVRSAPVADSDGRFVGVLSADRGAGIAEGSAIGSAIDRAAAAVRIDDSLDDALAVLPPGGEADRRWVAVVDGDRVLCGVVTVHGIVRGYQAALHMDATRFHGVSRNADVVDVPIAAGSTMVGAGVAGPAVPDEVIVLSVLRGGAILQGTDGVVFQEEDVVTALGPPRRLAEFRDRAFGADEVRTATT
- the ychF gene encoding redox-regulated ATPase YchF → MSLTLGIVGLPNVGKSTLFNALTRNDVLAANYPFATIEPNVGVVELPDARLLRLAEIFSSERILPATVSFVDIAGIVKGASEGEGMGNQFLANIREADAICQVVRVFDDGDVVHVDGRIDPLADVQVIETELILADIQTIEKALPRLEKEARKNKDVAETVAAAKQAQEILDAGRTLFSAQDEIDGPALRELHLMTTKPFLYVFNADEGVLTDEDRKAELRKAVAPADAVFLDAKVEAELLELDREDAMELLESVGQTEPGLDSLARAGFHTLGLQTYLTAGPKESRAWTIRKGDTAPKAAGVIHTDFEKGFIKAEIVSFSDLDAAGSMAAAKAAGKVRMEGKDYVMADGDVVEWRFSL